From Gemmatimonadota bacterium, one genomic window encodes:
- a CDS encoding sigma-70 family RNA polymerase sigma factor, protein MERTDAQVVRDVLAGDRDAYRLLVRRYSDVLYGHALRMAVSQDDAADLVQRALVQGFQKLRTCRDADRVGAWLFRILANLCKDHIRSPRRTDISLTAMAGVLRGRSDPASDAEGAEVRSRVWGALDALTPEQREAFVLKHVEGRSYEEIAAVMDLSVASLKMRVHRARQALRGLLEEYA, encoded by the coding sequence GCCGGAGACCGCGACGCTTATCGGCTCTTGGTGCGCAGGTACAGCGACGTGCTCTACGGCCACGCACTGCGGATGGCGGTGAGTCAGGACGACGCGGCCGACCTCGTGCAGCGTGCGCTGGTGCAGGGCTTCCAGAAACTCCGGACGTGTCGCGATGCCGACCGCGTCGGGGCCTGGCTCTTCCGCATCCTGGCCAACCTGTGCAAGGACCACATCCGCAGCCCGCGGCGCACTGACATTTCCCTCACCGCCATGGCGGGCGTGCTTCGCGGCCGCTCCGACCCGGCATCGGATGCGGAGGGGGCGGAGGTGCGGAGCCGCGTGTGGGGTGCACTCGACGCGCTCACGCCGGAGCAGCGTGAAGCGTTCGTGCTCAAGCACGTCGAGGGCCGGTCGTATGAGGAGATCGCTGCGGTGATGGACCTCTCGGTAGCCTCGCTGAAGATGAGGGTGCACCGCGCGCGCCAGGCGCTGCGCGGCCTCTTGGAGGAGTACGCATGA